In Sebastes umbrosus isolate fSebUmb1 chromosome 15, fSebUmb1.pri, whole genome shotgun sequence, the genomic window TGCAAATCTACCAAAACATTACCAGATGAACTGCCATGCAGAACATCTGTGTCTTCAAACAGCATAAGGAAGTAGCACCTTCAGTTGAAAACACTGGAATGTGGCCAGTGACTGTGGCGCaatctgctttttaaaaaaaaccttttcacCTTTAGGAAGAGAGCGCCCTCTATTGTTCCAGTGGTGGCAAAGCTCCAGCAGGAGCCACAGATGGCCTGGTCCTTTACTGGGGTCACAGCACCTGCAAGAGCACAGTTCAGGTAAAAACTAGGATGTCCTTTCAAGAAGATGCATCTTTGTTTAACATTTTAGATTGTATATATACGTACCGTAAAGCCTCCAGTCAATTGAATCAGGCACTTCCACCCCTTCGTAAACCTCTGAGGGGAAGGGGAGCCCTCTGTTTGGGGTCTTTCCTCGTTTCCTTCCCCTCATGGTGGCCAGCTCCGacatggtgcgatctgacagaGAGTTCAGAGCCAGAGAGAAGGGCAGCCCTGCTCTGTTCTTTGAGTGGACATACCTACAGTAATAAGAAAACAGTcctcagatatatatatatatccataaaGCATGCCTATGtcctttaagaaaagatcgtaTTTGTGATGCTGCAGCGACACGACTCATCAGTATTTAATGTTCCTCTCACCGGAGGTTATGAACAAAAGCGTGCCCCCTTTTCTCATGCTCTCTTTCATCGCTGTACTGGCGCTGGAACTTATCCTTGAAATGGTTGAACATGCGCTGCGAGTGGCCCGATGCTGAGGTGTGGATGAGATCTTTCATTGGATTGGCCAACATGTGGTGCTCCACTCCTGGACCAGGAAATCCTCCACAGCTCATCCCTGTAAGGGGGGAAATTAAAATAGAGAAagtgctttttttcccctttaaacCTTTCTAAAACATCTTGATGCATGCACCTACAGCAGAGCACAAACCTTCAGGCAGCGAGAAGACTTTGGGGTCCACGTGAGTGCTGAACTCGTTGTAGTCCACCAAGTATTTGTCATAATGTGACCCCAGCAGTGTGTTGTATCCCATCATCTCGTAATGGAGGGGAGTGGCAGGCTCATCCTTGGCACCGCTCTCTGAATGGGACACCCACAGTGTGTACGTGTTCTTCTTGTAACCCACAGTGGTCACATTCTGCCAAACTTCACACAGGGAACCCCCATAGTACTCCATCCTCAGGAACTATGAGGGAGATTAAAGAGGAcattttatgctcattttcaggtgcatacttgtattttgggtttctattagaacatgtttacatgctttaatgttcaaaaacacattctttttctAGCAACATTCTTCAAGCTTGTTTATAGTGATAAAACGAATGTTACACAAAACAATCTAATAACTGTTTTGGTGTTCAAATActgcacagtgtgttttcacataCCTGGAAACCCTGAACATCAGGCAGCGACGCCTGCGTTGTGACCGCTTCCTCCTTTGTTCCGTTGGCCAGGAAACACTTCATCACATTCAGCTCCGTCTCCGTCGTCTCAGGAGTGATTTTATAGGCAACGCCCCACTGCTGCTCCGCCCCCAGCTGGTAGGTAGACACCTGGCCTGTTGAAGATCAATGTGAGAAGTTAGACATCATTAGCTCCTTTAATCTCAGTGTGCCATACATCAATGTACTTACAGTAACAGCTTTATTTAGTAAGATACCTAATATTTGTTTAACCCTTACACAGTGCTATCCTTCCTATTTAATGTATGGTGCATAGGACACACTTCAGCTGCCCCATTAATTCATTCTATAAATAATCCCCAAgtgggaagtgtgtgtgtttatttcattaaaattaaaattaaaacactcatacgattttgtcgactaatcgattatttgataatcgacagatctgtgaaactgagtttctgctcaaataatcacacaaaagcaccactttaaatctggtgaataccagagatgtgctcagaagtttcttggaaataagtcattaagcatgaaaaaaagcataaaaaacgactaaagtaatcttagtcgactaagaccaaaacgaccgattagtggcctaatcgactaagaggggtcTGCCCTACACAGAACTAATAATTGATGTTCAATTGTCCACATTTTTTGCATTATAACATACCATACATTTATTACATTCAGTGTATATTCAGTTAATGCTTTTGTAAAAGGTAACAGAGGCTGGTGGTCTGCTGATCCTGGGACATTTCTGCGagtaaaatcattttaaaacagaGCTAGCAATTCATGCAACAGACCACAGCTGGCTTTGGTTGTGAACGCTGGGCTGAGGTCAGTACATCAGTGAAATATTTTGGCTATTCTAGCCACCTCTGGTAAAGATGTTACAATTTTGTTAATATGcatttgctttgttttggtGAATTGTTATGATAAATATGGTCACATACATAGTTAAAACACTATGAGATAAACAATGCTTAAAGGACCCAGAAATTTACAAAAAATCATTCATAAGTTCCTTATCAGCTTGTGATTATAACTACCACTTATAACTGAGAAATTTAAAAACTGACATTTGATATTCTCAGGTTGGTATGGATACAAAATACACAACTTACAAAATCAGCTTAAAcgagacagaaaataaaaggtTCGGGTCATATGAGTATGTAACATGAGTCAACAGAATAAGTTCCCCACAACGGTGCTTATTCATCCTTTTTCACTTCTTTGTTTATGTCCTCTTATGATCTGTTCTGCTCTGGTCACACTGGTCTGACACAACAGGTTCTCAGTTTCACATCACTGATCCAGCAAAGTAGGGAAAATACAGAGttacaagtttatgagaaagaGTCACAAGTCAGGAGGTTTCTTACCATGGTAGTAGTCTATTCGGCTGGACTTTGCCGCTAGGTCTAACCAGGCCTCAAATGGCTCCTTGATCTCAGCGTAGGGCAGGGAGATCACTCCTGCAATACAAATGTGAAACAGACATGTAATTAGGCTGGATTCTGAGGAAAAAGAGGCATTAATGTGTAATCTGATGTACTCCTTACCTTTGACATGATAGCTGTTCCCAAAATTTGGAGGGGAAGGGACTGCTTTTCCCTCTGTAGCTGAAAACGAGCATAACAAGTGTTGAAAGGTGCTTCACAGAAACTACATTTTTGTAACTGACCTTTTACATTTACTTATCATTAGGACAAACAGAAGAAATGTGACTGGGAATATCAAAAGCTGTCCTTGGACATTTGCTCTAACAGTGTGTCCTTATCACTTAGAGTCAAAGCAAATATCTGCTAGAAAATGTGGTAAAAAATGAGTTCCACCTAgggcaggggtctgcaacctccAGCTCTGGacccacatgcggctctttagctcctctccagtggctccccgtggattttttaaaatgtaaatgaataactgttttgtgtttacattccatttttatttatcatagttGTAGGTCTATTGTgtatgaataaagtcataactttacgagaaaaaagtcgcaatattaggagaataaagtcgtaatattacgagaaaaaagtcataatattacgagaataaaagtcataatattacgagaataaactcataatactataaagtagtaattttacgtgttattttcttttttctcgtaaagttatgacttttttctcgtaatgttatgactttattctcgtaatgttactacttttttctcgtaatattacgactttattctcgtaatattgtgacttttttctcgtaaagttatgactgttatctcgtaatgttatgactttattcttgtaatattgtgacttttttctcgtaaagttatgactttattctcgtaattttactacttttttctcgtaatattacgactttattctgtaaatctcagattttttttccctcaatgtggccctaatactccatagtacatttgcactttgcattagacttatatactatatacttagactataaactgtgtaaGATGTataatgttttgcggctccagacagattttttgtttataatattttttggcctaaaatgtctctttcgatagtaaaggttgctgacccctgacctagggGTCAAGGGGGGCACTGAAGGAATAATACTTGATTAAACTACAAGTATTTTTCATAAGCCCTTCTGTTGCATTAAGTGTAGCAAGGTGTGTTGGATGTATGCCGAATTAAAGTGTAGACTGTATGATTTCGTCCAGCATCATAAGCTATATGTTAGAATACATGCAGGTATCCTGATATCAAGTCAACTCTAAATTGATAGATTTTTGCCTGAAGTTTGGTACAGTATGTCATTCTCTGCATTCATTCATGCACTGAAGGAATAACAATACAACAGAAGGGCTTATGACAAATACTTATAGTTTAGTCAATTAAGTGTAGCAAGGTGTGTTGGATGTATGCCGAATTAAAGTGTAGACTGTATGATTTCGTCCAGCATCATAAGCCATATGTTAGGATACATGCAGGTATCCTGATATCAAGTCAACTCTAAATTGACAGATTTTTGCATGAAGTCTGGTGCAGCATGTCATTCTCTGCATTCATCAACACATATCTGACACAGAAACAGACCTACTTTCCATAGTATTGGAATTCATAAGTGTATTTACCACTGCTGTAAATTACCTATATCTCAAAGTATCTTATTTAGCAACCTGAACGATAGCCATCATGAAAAGAGTAATAACACTATTAAATGTCATAGCATGTAGCTAGCTAACTGAAACATAAATATTGTCCTTACCTATGACAGCCCACAGAAGAACAGCTGCGATGAACAAACGCATCGTTCCTGCTGTGAGATCAGAAATACAAGAGATAAAGCAGTCAGACTAAAGTCAAACAAAGACACATGACTCTGAAACCTACTGCACCAAAACACCTATTAGTTAACTAACCCAGACAGGAAGTTACTTACATCCTCTCTCAACCAATCACAGGGCGGCATGGAAGAGTGTCCTCCAATCAGAGACGAGAAGCGGGTTCTATGTGTGAATCATGTGATCTGTGTCATATGACTAAATAACCATGTTGTAAAAGCCTGTACAGATGTCAACACA contains:
- the zgc:110239 gene encoding digestive cysteine proteinase 1 is translated as MRLFIAAVLLWAVIATEGKAVPSPPNFGNSYHVKGVISLPYAEIKEPFEAWLDLAAKSSRIDYYHGQVSTYQLGAEQQWGVAYKITPETTETELNVMKCFLANGTKEEAVTTQASLPDVQGFQFLRMEYYGGSLCEVWQNVTTVGYKKNTYTLWVSHSESGAKDEPATPLHYEMMGYNTLLGSHYDKYLVDYNEFSTHVDPKVFSLPEGMSCGGFPGPGVEHHMLANPMKDLIHTSASGHSQRMFNHFKDKFQRQYSDEREHEKRGHAFVHNLRYVHSKNRAGLPFSLALNSLSDRTMSELATMRGRKRGKTPNRGLPFPSEVYEGVEVPDSIDWRLYGAVTPVKDQAICGSCWSFATTGTIEGALFLKTGSLQVLSQQMLVDCSWGFGNNGCDGGEEWRGYEWIMKHGGIATTETYGAYMGMNGFCHMNTSELTAHIKSYTNVTSGDAEALKLALFKNGPAAVSIDASHRSFVFYSHGVYYEPACGNTTDDLDHAVLAVGFGTLSGEPYWLVKNSWSTYWGNDGYILMSMKDNNCGVSTDATYVTLA